In Parus major isolate Abel chromosome 1, Parus_major1.1, whole genome shotgun sequence, the following proteins share a genomic window:
- the RP2 gene encoding protein XRP2 isoform X1, producing the protein MGCFFSRRRKPGQGGEQQQQQQQQAGAGQDAASGEQKAPQYSWDLRAKIDPKDYTFSGLKNETVGRLPGKVAGQQFVIQDCENCKIYIFDHSATITIDDCVNCQIFLGPIKGSVFFRDCKDCKCVVACQQFRTRDCRKLEVFLCCATQPIIESSTGMKFGCFQYYYPELALQFKDAGLSIFNNTWSNIHDFTPVSGENNWDLLPETAVVQDYVPLPSSEELKAVRVSTDATKSIIPITRGRRQKNSDESCLAVFFAGDYTTANARKLIDEMTSKGFQLVQTKEVLMKAEDAHRVFQQSALEFIPLLDKGPVIALEFNGDGAVEQCRSTINEVFSGTKVFVSESKASASQDVDNFYNFADMQMGM; encoded by the exons ATGGGGTGTTTCTTCTCCCGCCGCAGGAAGCCGGGCCAGGGCGgcgagcagcagcagcagcagcagcagcaagcgGGAGCCGGGCAGGACGCGGCGAGCGGCGAGCAGAAGGCGCCGCAGTACAGCTGGGACCTGCGAGCCAAG ATTGACCCCAAAGATTACACTTTTTCCGgacttaaaaatgaaactgtgGGTCGACTGCCTGGAAAAGTAGCAGGACAACAGTTTGTCATACAGGACTGCGAGAACTGTAAAATCTACATATTTGACCATTCTGCTACAATCACGATCGACGACTGTGTAAATTGCCAAATCTTTTTAGGACCAATAAAAGGCAGTGTGTTTTTCCGTGACTGCAAAGATTGTAAATGTGTGGTTGCCTGCCAACAGTTCCGCACACGGGACTGCAGAAAGCTGGAGGTGTTCTTGTGCTGTGCCACCCAGCCCATTATCGAGTCCTCCACAGGGATGAAATTTGGATGTTTCCAGTACTATTATCCCGAGCTTGCTTTGCAATTTAAAGATGCTGGTCTGAGTATCTTCAATAACACGTGGAGCAACATCCATGACTTTACCCCTGTGTCTGGAGAAAATAACTGGGACCTTTTGCCTGAAACTGCTGTAGTCCAAGATTATgttcctctgcccagctctgaggagctgaaAGCTGTCAGGGTTTCTACTGATGCTACAAAGAGCATAATACCCATAACTCGAGGGCggagacagaaaaacagtgaTGAATCGTGTTTGGCTGTGTTTTTTGCTGGTGACTACACAACTGCAAATGCCAGGAAGTTAATTGATGAG ATGACCAGTAAAGGCTTTCAGCTGGTACAGACTAAAGAAGTCTTAATGAAGGCAGAGGATGCTCACAGAGTTTTCCAGCAGAGTGCATTAGAATTCATTCCGCTGCTGGATAAAG GTCCAGTGATTGCTTTGGAATTCAATGGAGATGGTGCTGTGGAACAATGTCGAAGCACTATAAATGAAGTTTTTAGCGGGACCAAG gtttttgtATCGGAAAGCAAAGCATCAGCATCTCAAGATGTAGACAATTTCTACAACTTTGCTGACATGCAGATGGGAATGTGA
- the RP2 gene encoding protein XRP2 isoform X2, which produces MNIDPKDYTFSGLKNETVGRLPGKVAGQQFVIQDCENCKIYIFDHSATITIDDCVNCQIFLGPIKGSVFFRDCKDCKCVVACQQFRTRDCRKLEVFLCCATQPIIESSTGMKFGCFQYYYPELALQFKDAGLSIFNNTWSNIHDFTPVSGENNWDLLPETAVVQDYVPLPSSEELKAVRVSTDATKSIIPITRGRRQKNSDESCLAVFFAGDYTTANARKLIDEMTSKGFQLVQTKEVLMKAEDAHRVFQQSALEFIPLLDKGPVIALEFNGDGAVEQCRSTINEVFSGTKVFVSESKASASQDVDNFYNFADMQMGM; this is translated from the exons ATGAAT ATTGACCCCAAAGATTACACTTTTTCCGgacttaaaaatgaaactgtgGGTCGACTGCCTGGAAAAGTAGCAGGACAACAGTTTGTCATACAGGACTGCGAGAACTGTAAAATCTACATATTTGACCATTCTGCTACAATCACGATCGACGACTGTGTAAATTGCCAAATCTTTTTAGGACCAATAAAAGGCAGTGTGTTTTTCCGTGACTGCAAAGATTGTAAATGTGTGGTTGCCTGCCAACAGTTCCGCACACGGGACTGCAGAAAGCTGGAGGTGTTCTTGTGCTGTGCCACCCAGCCCATTATCGAGTCCTCCACAGGGATGAAATTTGGATGTTTCCAGTACTATTATCCCGAGCTTGCTTTGCAATTTAAAGATGCTGGTCTGAGTATCTTCAATAACACGTGGAGCAACATCCATGACTTTACCCCTGTGTCTGGAGAAAATAACTGGGACCTTTTGCCTGAAACTGCTGTAGTCCAAGATTATgttcctctgcccagctctgaggagctgaaAGCTGTCAGGGTTTCTACTGATGCTACAAAGAGCATAATACCCATAACTCGAGGGCggagacagaaaaacagtgaTGAATCGTGTTTGGCTGTGTTTTTTGCTGGTGACTACACAACTGCAAATGCCAGGAAGTTAATTGATGAG ATGACCAGTAAAGGCTTTCAGCTGGTACAGACTAAAGAAGTCTTAATGAAGGCAGAGGATGCTCACAGAGTTTTCCAGCAGAGTGCATTAGAATTCATTCCGCTGCTGGATAAAG GTCCAGTGATTGCTTTGGAATTCAATGGAGATGGTGCTGTGGAACAATGTCGAAGCACTATAAATGAAGTTTTTAGCGGGACCAAG gtttttgtATCGGAAAGCAAAGCATCAGCATCTCAAGATGTAGACAATTTCTACAACTTTGCTGACATGCAGATGGGAATGTGA